The following proteins are co-located in the Tachysurus vachellii isolate PV-2020 chromosome 19, HZAU_Pvac_v1, whole genome shotgun sequence genome:
- the rabggta gene encoding geranylgeranyl transferase type-2 subunit alpha — protein MHGRVKVKSTAQQEEEKRKEREKKLKVYLTVRDAIFKKRSNSELDEEALQLTQQLLASNPDFATLWNYRREILLHLETVKEEEEMQKLYEAELLFIESCLKVNPKSYGSWHHRGWVSSRLPRPDWKRELSLCDRCLSLDDRNFHCWDYRRLVVKASRVSVEQELQFTDRLIGSNFSNYSSWHYRSTLLPLLHPQAASDPESACQKHTRSTASTQTHGHRVCEEQLLKEYELVQNAVFTDPSDQSVWFYYRWLLGRAEREELISCVYVSREGERVAVAFSKPVNAVSLMLLLDGQPQQVEWRSVHPQFHHSPVWLCELPPGSISDINNEHNLTMHWMEKHTHRDCALYTGRTESWCRDSATDQELFRSELSVEKTSVLQAELQSCTQLLELEPQNKWCLLTIILLMRALDPLGHEKETLAHFQTLKEVDPMRTSYYSDLCSKFMIENTILKMEYAEVRVFSLSDKNLSTLCHLDQLLLVTHLNLCSNQLVKLPLQFAMLHCLEVLEADDNAIENLEGLYHLPKLEEVSLKNNQISKIADLAPLATCPKLTRLDLRGNPVTEADNIQAEIADLLPSITELIF, from the exons ATG CACGGTCGGGTAAAGGTAAAGTCCACTGCTCAgcaggaagaggagaagaggaaagagcgagagaagaAGCTGAAAGTGTATCTGACGGTTCGAGATGCCATCTTCAAAAAA AGGAGTAATAGTGAGCTGGATGAAGAAGCTCTCCAGCTCACGCAGCAGCTCCTGGCTTCTAACCCGGACTTCGCCACGCTGTGGAACTACAGGAGGGAGATCCTTCTGCACCTGGAGACTGTCAA agaggaggaggagatgcaGAAGCTGTACGAAGCCGAGCTTCTCTTCATCGAGTCGTGTCTGAAAGTGAACCCCAAGTCGTACGGGAGCTGGCATCACCGCGGCTGGGTGTCGTCCCGCCTCCCGAGACCCGACTGGAAAAGAGAGCTCAGCCTGTGTGACCGCTGCCTCAGCCTGGACGACCGCaact ttcACTGTTGGGATTACCGCCGCTTGGTGGTGAAGGCGTCCAGAGTTTCAGTGGAACAGGAGCTCCAGTTTACAGACCGTCTGATCGGTTCCAACTTCTCCAACTACTCGAGCTGGCACTACCGGAGCACGCTGCTGCCCCTGCTGCACCCGCAGGCTGCATCTGATCCGGAATCAGCctgccaaaaacacacacggtCCACAGCCTCGACtcagacacacggacacagagtgtgtgaggagcagCTGCTCAAAG AATATGAATTGGTACAGAATGCTGTCTTCACGGACCCGAGTGACCAAAGCGTCTGGTTTTACTATCGCTGGCTCCTGGGAAGAG CCGAGCGTGAGGAGCTGAttagctgtgtgtatgtgagcagagagggagagcgagtcGCTGTGGCTTTCTCCAAACCTGTTAAT GCGGTGAgtttgatgttgttgttagatGGTCAGCCCCAGCAGGTGGAGTGGAGGAGTGTTCACCCTCAGTTTCACCACAGCCCCGTCtgg ttgtgTGAGCTTCCTCCTGGCTCCATCAGCGACATCAACAACGAACACAATCTGACAATGCACTGgatggagaaacacacacacagagactgcgCTCTCTatacag GTCGGACGGAGAGCTGGTGCAGGGACTCCGCTACGGATCAGGAGCTtttcag GAGCGAGCTGTCTGTAGAGAAGACCTCGGTTCTCCAGGCCGAGCTCCAGTCCTGTACTCAGCTTCTCGAACTGGAGCCTCAGAATAAAT GGTGCCTGTTAACTATAATCCTCCTGATGAGAGCTCTGGATCCTTTAGGGCACGAGAAAGAGACGCTCGCTCATTTCCAGACACTGAAG GAAGTGGACCCCATGCGCACTTCCTACTACAGCGATCTCTGCAGCAAGTTTATGATCGAGAACACTATTCTGAAGATGGAGTACGCTGAGGTGCGAGTCTTCAGCCTGTCAGATAAG AACCTGAGCACGCTCTGCCACCTGGACCAGCTCCTATTGGTCACTCATCTCAATCTGTGCTCCAATCAGCTCGTGAAGCTGCCGCTGCAGTTCGCCATGCTGCACTGCCTCGAG GTCCTGGAGGCTGATGATAACGCCATCGAGAATCTGGAGGGACTGTACCATCTGCCCAAACTGGAGGAGGTGTCATTGAAAAACAATC AAATCTCAAAAATTGCCGACCTGGCACCGTTGGCAACGTGTCCGAAACTCACCAGGTTGGATCTCCGCGGCAACCCTGTCACTGAGGCTGACAATATCCAGGCGGAGATAGCGGACCTGCTACCATCAATCACTGAACTTATATTCTGA